In Carassius auratus strain Wakin unplaced genomic scaffold, ASM336829v1 scaf_tig00001753, whole genome shotgun sequence, a single window of DNA contains:
- the LOC113069553 gene encoding H-2 class II histocompatibility antigen gamma chain-like, with the protein MDEYQDQGLIQRVPSQETVVNRGGTGSSNAKALKVTGLTVLACLLLAGQGLTAYLVWGQKEHISALTTGQEKLKTELTRKMSGAPPKAMHLPMKSMPLLKDFSDESSDQTSKKSSVPLTKLQPIFTNQKESTGQLDAVRRKMQLPMASLPLLVDADEEVKSTPESAVEVQSKCQLESQKEMKPGFYKPKCDEQGNYQPMQCWHSTGYCWCVDKNGNEISGTKVRGKRPACS; encoded by the exons ATGGATGAGTATCAGGACCAGGGGCTGATTCAGCGTGTGCCAAGCCAAGAAACCGTCGTGAACCGCGGTGGCACagg GAGCTCCAATGCAAAGGCACTGAAGGTGACCGGACTGACGGTCCTGGCCTGTCTTCTGCTGGCGGGACAGGGGCTGACCGCGTACCTCGTCTGGGGTCAGAAGGAACATATCAGCGCTCTGACCACCGGCCAGGAGAAGCTGAAGACGGAGCTCACCAGAAAGATGTCCG GTGCTCCTCCAAAGGCGATGCATCTTCCCATGAAGAGCATGCCACTGCTGAAGGATTTCTCTGATGAGTCCTCTGACCAGACCTCCAAGAAGAGCAGCGTTCCTCTCACT aaactgcAACCAATTTTCACAAACCAGAAAGAGAGCACCGGACAACTGGATG CTGTCAGAAGGAAGATGCAGCTGCCAATGGCGAGCCTGCCACTGCTGGTGGACGCAGATGAGGAGGTGAAGAGCACTCCTGAATCAG CTGTTGAGGTTCAGAGTAAGTGTCAGCTGGAGTCTCAGAAGGAGATGAAACCCGGCTTCTACAAGCCTAAGTGTGACGAGCAGGGCAACTATCAGCCCATGCAGTGCTGGCACAGCACCGGATACTGCTGGTGTGTGGATAAAAACGGCAACGAGATCTCCGGCACAAAAGTTCGTGGAAAAAGACCCGCTTGCAGTTAA